A genome region from Schlesneria paludicola DSM 18645 includes the following:
- a CDS encoding type IV pilus modification PilV family protein — protein MNRFADRSGLTLLEIVLSLAIFFSAVVTLAQLAWTGSRAAVQARLRTQATIRCEAKLNEVLAGAEAMQTASGMSFPDDPNWTWSQVVTSGSHPELMQIDLTVAHRGSSSLTNIDVTIRRWARQQSVFVQGVTQEKTEAAQKANSQ, from the coding sequence ATGAATCGCTTCGCGGATCGATCCGGATTGACCCTGCTGGAAATCGTTCTCTCGCTGGCGATTTTCTTTTCCGCGGTGGTGACACTGGCGCAGCTCGCCTGGACGGGCAGCCGCGCCGCGGTCCAGGCACGGCTGAGAACGCAGGCAACCATTCGCTGCGAAGCGAAATTGAATGAAGTCCTGGCCGGTGCGGAAGCGATGCAAACCGCGTCCGGAATGTCGTTTCCCGATGATCCGAATTGGACCTGGAGTCAGGTTGTCACGTCCGGAAGCCATCCTGAATTGATGCAGATCGACCTGACCGTAGCCCATCGCGGGAGCAGTAGCCTGACGAACATTGATGTCACAATCCGCCGGTGGGCTCGGCAGCAATCGGTCTTCGTACAAGGTGTCACACAGGAAAAGACGGAAGCCGCACAAAAGGCGAACTCCCAATGA
- a CDS encoding prepilin-type N-terminal cleavage/methylation domain-containing protein, which produces MISPARNVIDARTGFTLVETMLALTLSAFLLMGVYAAVDQSIRMTASGREEMERAQLARALIHRIEIDLRSVTFTIPPVEDADATTTAAAAPAPTPAPQQQGGGGGGGGGGGAGAAAAPATNPTTTMAADTETEPNSRSYGVRGTNQRMEMSVTRPRRDLLPGSSQVTGLSGTSDLRSVTYSFMVSGSAPAVVTSTTSPNPTTVNSGGFVRSEGDRMAVEAVEATGGASTTVSLSQTLAPEVAQVNFRYFDGRTWLDIWDSETNGRIPRAVEVMIAFAPPKKKPSLFNVVVSRSLDSFRTVIMIPISDPFPPEFLP; this is translated from the coding sequence ATGATCTCGCCCGCTCGAAACGTGATTGACGCTCGTACCGGATTCACACTTGTAGAAACGATGCTGGCGCTGACATTGTCGGCGTTCCTTTTAATGGGCGTGTACGCGGCCGTCGACCAATCGATTCGTATGACCGCCAGCGGACGGGAAGAAATGGAACGGGCACAACTGGCACGCGCATTGATTCATCGAATCGAAATCGATCTGCGATCCGTAACGTTTACGATCCCACCTGTCGAAGACGCAGACGCAACAACGACCGCCGCAGCCGCACCGGCACCGACGCCCGCACCGCAACAGCAGGGTGGTGGTGGTGGTGGTGGGGGGGGGGGTGGTGCGGGTGCAGCGGCGGCCCCAGCGACCAATCCCACGACGACGATGGCTGCGGATACGGAAACCGAACCGAATTCGCGAAGTTATGGTGTTCGTGGTACCAACCAGCGAATGGAGATGAGCGTCACCAGACCCCGCCGAGATTTGTTACCGGGTTCATCGCAAGTGACGGGTTTGTCCGGAACCAGTGATCTGCGATCTGTAACCTATAGCTTCATGGTGTCGGGTAGCGCCCCCGCGGTCGTGACGAGTACGACATCCCCCAACCCCACGACGGTGAATTCGGGAGGATTCGTCAGGTCGGAAGGGGATCGCATGGCTGTCGAAGCGGTGGAAGCGACCGGTGGGGCCAGCACCACCGTTTCCCTTTCACAAACGCTGGCTCCTGAAGTCGCACAGGTCAACTTCCGCTATTTCGACGGTCGAACGTGGCTCGACATTTGGGACAGTGAAACCAACGGCCGGATCCCTCGTGCGGTCGAAGTCATGATCGCATTCGCGCCCCCCAAGAAGAAACCGTCGCTGTTCAACGTCGTCGTCAGTCGCTCGCTGGACTCATTTCGAACCGTGATCATGATCCCGATCTCTGATCCGTTTCCGCCGGAGTTTCTGCCATGA
- a CDS encoding type II secretion system minor pseudopilin, giving the protein MKRHLETKTAPASIRSYFGVRPIGAGRLPRWGSVMLLIVVVVAMLTLAAYNFSQSMSTELEAAMMYTKDVQARAAADSGVEFAATLLGNRASLSAENLIHNPTLFMGQIVAPSTSQRGICRFSIIAPVERDPRSSGVRYGLMDESAKLNLNALPNMGISNDDIHTLMLNIPNMTLEITDAILDWIDSDDTVSTYGAESETYQQLQPPYKAKNGPLETIDELLMIRGITPTLLYGEDLNRNGLLDPNENDGDLSPPMDNADGVLDRGFIAFFTVQGRESNRRADGKPKININDGMLTDLYDALEKEFDEVAAKYVIGFRINGPKTPPPASKTNPPKAAAPGAAKATAPKSLQEQQVADGLQEFLTNVVKPAGGTVTRGDIDLSKGGAVPIESLWQLIGTDTTATIKGKITTLPSPWLSDASTVATSMQLLQEKLTTVTATTANATDDYLEGRININQAPREILLGLPTMTEEIVNAIIAAQQLDSNGQPSLDKISQHTTSHWLYSEGLVDLSGMISLDPYITSSGHVYRVQALGFFDVGGPVTRVEAVIDATKLPPRIISQRDLNELGRGYSRGQLLPIR; this is encoded by the coding sequence ATGAAACGTCACCTCGAAACGAAAACAGCACCCGCCTCGATACGCTCGTATTTCGGTGTTCGTCCTATTGGAGCCGGTCGCCTGCCACGTTGGGGCAGTGTGATGCTGCTGATCGTCGTCGTCGTCGCGATGTTGACACTAGCCGCTTACAACTTTTCCCAGTCGATGTCGACCGAGCTGGAAGCGGCCATGATGTATACGAAAGACGTGCAAGCGCGTGCCGCTGCCGATTCGGGTGTTGAGTTCGCGGCCACGTTGCTCGGTAACAGAGCGAGCTTGTCCGCCGAAAATTTGATCCACAATCCAACGTTGTTCATGGGGCAGATCGTGGCACCATCGACCTCACAACGTGGCATCTGTCGCTTCTCGATCATTGCTCCCGTCGAGCGAGATCCCAGATCCAGCGGGGTTCGTTACGGGTTGATGGACGAGTCCGCCAAACTGAATCTGAATGCGTTGCCCAACATGGGCATCAGCAACGACGACATTCATACCCTGATGTTGAACATTCCCAATATGACTTTGGAAATCACCGATGCGATCCTCGACTGGATCGACTCGGACGATACCGTCAGCACCTACGGAGCCGAGTCCGAGACGTACCAGCAATTGCAGCCGCCATATAAGGCCAAAAATGGGCCGCTGGAAACGATCGATGAACTTCTGATGATTCGCGGGATCACGCCCACGCTGCTTTACGGAGAAGATTTGAACCGAAATGGACTGCTGGACCCGAACGAGAACGATGGTGACCTAAGCCCGCCCATGGACAACGCCGACGGAGTGCTCGATCGCGGATTCATCGCCTTCTTCACCGTTCAGGGACGCGAATCAAACCGCCGCGCCGACGGAAAGCCCAAGATTAACATCAACGATGGGATGCTCACCGATCTGTACGACGCACTCGAGAAGGAGTTCGACGAAGTCGCTGCAAAGTACGTGATCGGGTTTCGCATCAACGGCCCCAAGACCCCGCCTCCGGCATCGAAGACCAATCCCCCCAAAGCGGCCGCCCCCGGTGCCGCCAAGGCCACTGCTCCGAAATCCCTTCAAGAACAGCAGGTCGCCGACGGGCTGCAAGAGTTTCTGACCAACGTTGTCAAGCCGGCCGGAGGCACGGTGACACGCGGCGATATTGATCTTTCGAAAGGTGGTGCGGTTCCGATCGAATCGTTGTGGCAACTGATTGGCACCGACACCACCGCAACGATCAAGGGAAAAATCACAACACTCCCAAGCCCCTGGTTGTCGGATGCGTCGACTGTCGCAACATCCATGCAACTCCTGCAAGAGAAACTGACGACGGTCACGGCGACAACTGCCAACGCCACCGATGACTACCTTGAGGGGCGGATCAACATCAATCAGGCACCTCGTGAAATCCTGCTGGGCCTGCCGACGATGACGGAAGAGATCGTCAATGCCATCATCGCCGCACAGCAACTCGATTCGAACGGACAGCCGTCACTCGACAAGATCAGCCAGCACACCACCAGCCATTGGCTCTACAGCGAAGGGCTGGTCGATCTGTCGGGAATGATCTCGCTCGATCCCTACATCACATCATCAGGGCATGTCTATCGGGTTCAGGCCCTGGGGTTCTTTGACGTAGGGGGGCCCGTCACACGAGTCGAGGCGGTCATCGATGCCACGAAGTTACCGCCTCGGATAATCTCGCAACGAGATTTGAACGAGCTGGGACGCGGGTATTCTCGTGGCCAATTGCTGCCGATCCGTTGA
- a CDS encoding PSD1 and planctomycete cytochrome C domain-containing protein: MRISVLLGMIVAALITRSAHCDEPLQFDHDIAPLLKRHCVKCHGPLKHEGQLNLSTTAGLIRGGDTGAAVVPHDVDASLIWQRITSDEMPPESPLSAADKELLRKWIAAGTPGLKAGATDDVEHWSFRPLAASVPKVPETNSANGTAVNPIDQFLLTDLARDGLSFLAEADRHTLIRRISLDLTGLPPTPDAIQDFLNDPQPDAYSRMVDRFLASPHFGERYGKLWLDAAGYADSNGYFNADTDRPLAYRYRDYVIRSFNADKPFHEFLREQLAGDEIAHVATRMGESVVLSGRPDPQRVIELLEATHFLRNGQDGTGESDGNPDEVRVDRYTVLETTMQNISTAVLGLTVQCAKCHDHKFEPITQRDYYSFQAILIPAFPPEDWKKPNERFVYAPLPGEHERWEIALRDAEQRSTELHDELANWVKANRPRGAILFADGFDDPPEALANHWSNTAPGDDQPGGTAAVNLNSREAPAATIAEGHLQLIEGGPGGDKWLSTKQAFDWTPDVIGGSIQVTFDLIDHHVENSPPAERIGYFFALHDFNNNSPVAGGNILIDGHPSAGTSVTLDYPGSQAKPLGTLGKTGYVPGRNYGIRITNLGDGKYQLQQLVDWQVDEPVLKLNEADLPNGGFGFEFCCGRSFVVDNVVIETFAPHDGNDPLAIFLKELASRRQPLDEATKTKTTLQGARPGKISWTSDVVDQPPVAHLFERGSLSTPGEVVEPAGFKVLGDFTIAAPHVANASAATPERATSGRRLALANWLTAPDSKPEALMARVQVNRLWQHHFGLGLVATTDNFGLSGPVPSNRELVDWLAAEYVRSGWSTKQLIRLITHSAAYRQKSHRSAEAANSAVTIDARLQRDPDARRLSRFPIRRLDAEAIRDSLLVASHDFDDRMFGPYIPTARTANGETIVPEENPAVRRRSIYLQQKRTQVHSLLQVFDAPSIVFNSTRRARSTMPLQSLSLLNSDFVVRRAQHLVKSLEEIENSDSDRLHRAFLQTTGRPPTADDIASTTRFLHDQVEEYGAEPDARTRAWTDLCQMLLVENAALYVD, encoded by the coding sequence GTGCGAATTTCTGTCTTGTTGGGAATGATCGTCGCGGCACTGATCACTCGTTCCGCGCACTGCGACGAACCGCTGCAATTTGACCACGACATCGCGCCGCTGCTCAAACGCCATTGCGTCAAATGCCATGGTCCTTTGAAACACGAAGGCCAGCTGAATCTGTCAACCACTGCAGGTTTGATTCGCGGCGGTGACACGGGAGCGGCAGTCGTTCCGCACGATGTCGACGCCAGCTTGATCTGGCAACGGATCACATCTGACGAGATGCCCCCGGAATCTCCGTTGTCGGCAGCCGACAAAGAGCTCCTCCGAAAATGGATCGCCGCGGGCACACCGGGACTGAAAGCGGGAGCCACCGACGATGTCGAACACTGGTCGTTCCGGCCACTGGCCGCATCGGTTCCTAAGGTTCCCGAAACGAACTCTGCAAACGGCACAGCCGTGAACCCGATCGACCAGTTCCTACTGACAGATCTCGCCCGCGACGGGCTGTCGTTTCTGGCCGAGGCCGATCGCCACACACTCATCCGTCGCATCAGCCTCGATCTCACCGGATTGCCACCCACACCAGACGCGATTCAGGATTTTCTGAACGATCCGCAGCCAGACGCTTATTCGCGGATGGTCGATCGCTTTCTGGCCTCACCGCATTTTGGTGAGCGGTATGGCAAGCTCTGGCTGGACGCCGCGGGCTATGCGGATTCAAACGGATACTTCAATGCCGACACCGATCGCCCCCTGGCTTATCGCTATCGTGACTATGTCATTCGCTCGTTCAATGCCGACAAACCGTTTCATGAATTCCTGCGCGAGCAACTGGCAGGTGACGAAATTGCCCATGTCGCCACACGCATGGGCGAATCCGTGGTTCTTTCTGGACGCCCCGATCCACAGCGCGTCATCGAACTCCTGGAAGCCACGCATTTCCTGCGCAATGGCCAGGACGGCACGGGTGAAAGCGACGGCAATCCCGATGAGGTGCGAGTCGACCGGTACACCGTGCTTGAAACGACGATGCAGAACATCTCGACCGCCGTTCTGGGACTGACTGTCCAATGCGCCAAATGCCATGATCACAAATTTGAACCGATTACCCAGCGCGACTACTACAGCTTTCAAGCCATCTTGATTCCGGCTTTTCCGCCCGAAGACTGGAAGAAACCGAACGAACGCTTCGTCTATGCGCCGTTGCCTGGTGAGCATGAGCGTTGGGAAATTGCCTTGCGCGATGCCGAGCAACGTTCAACAGAATTGCACGACGAACTCGCGAATTGGGTGAAAGCAAACCGCCCCCGTGGTGCGATCCTGTTTGCCGACGGCTTCGACGATCCCCCGGAAGCACTGGCCAATCACTGGAGCAACACCGCTCCTGGCGACGATCAGCCAGGCGGAACCGCGGCCGTCAATCTGAATTCGCGTGAGGCCCCCGCCGCGACAATCGCAGAAGGCCATCTGCAACTCATTGAAGGTGGCCCCGGTGGAGATAAATGGTTGTCGACAAAACAGGCGTTCGACTGGACACCGGATGTTATCGGCGGCTCGATCCAGGTGACATTCGATCTGATCGATCATCATGTCGAAAATTCGCCGCCAGCCGAACGTATCGGCTATTTCTTCGCGCTGCACGACTTCAACAACAATAGTCCGGTGGCCGGTGGCAACATCCTGATTGACGGACATCCCTCGGCGGGCACATCGGTGACGCTGGATTACCCCGGTAGCCAGGCAAAGCCGCTGGGAACGCTCGGGAAAACAGGATACGTACCGGGCCGCAACTACGGCATCCGAATCACCAACCTGGGCGACGGCAAGTACCAGTTACAGCAATTGGTTGACTGGCAGGTCGACGAGCCTGTTCTGAAGCTCAATGAAGCCGATTTGCCCAACGGGGGATTCGGTTTTGAATTCTGCTGTGGCCGCAGCTTCGTCGTTGATAATGTCGTGATCGAAACGTTCGCACCCCATGATGGCAACGATCCACTGGCGATCTTCTTGAAGGAACTCGCCTCGCGACGCCAGCCTCTCGACGAAGCAACAAAAACCAAGACAACTCTGCAGGGAGCGCGTCCGGGAAAGATCTCGTGGACCAGCGACGTCGTCGATCAGCCACCGGTCGCACACCTTTTCGAACGCGGCAGCTTGTCCACCCCGGGCGAAGTCGTGGAACCCGCCGGCTTCAAAGTGCTGGGGGATTTCACAATCGCCGCACCGCACGTCGCGAACGCCTCCGCCGCAACACCAGAACGCGCGACGTCCGGTCGCCGACTCGCCCTGGCCAACTGGTTAACAGCCCCGGATTCCAAACCCGAGGCGCTGATGGCACGCGTCCAGGTCAATCGACTGTGGCAGCATCACTTCGGCCTGGGACTGGTCGCAACCACGGACAACTTTGGATTGAGCGGCCCGGTCCCATCCAATCGCGAGCTCGTCGACTGGCTAGCCGCAGAGTACGTCCGATCGGGATGGAGCACCAAGCAGCTGATCCGTCTGATCACACATTCCGCGGCCTATCGTCAGAAGTCCCACAGATCTGCAGAGGCGGCCAACTCCGCGGTCACAATCGATGCACGACTGCAGCGTGATCCCGACGCGCGACGACTCTCGCGTTTCCCCATCAGACGACTCGACGCCGAAGCGATCCGGGATAGCCTGCTCGTCGCGAGCCATGATTTCGATGACCGGATGTTTGGGCCTTATATTCCCACAGCACGCACGGCCAATGGCGAGACGATTGTCCCCGAAGAAAACCCAGCCGTCCGTCGCCGTTCAATCTACCTTCAACAGAAGCGAACGCAGGTTCACAGCCTGCTTCAAGTCTTCGATGCCCCCAGCATCGTCTTCAACAGCACACGCCGGGCCCGCTCAACCATGCCGCTGCAATCACTGAGCCTGCTCAACTCCGACTTCGTTGTTCGGCGAGCTCAACATCTCGTGAAGTCTCTCGAGGAAATAGAAAACAGCGACTCCGATCGCCTGCACCGCGCCTTCCTGCAGACGACGGGCCGCCCTCCCACAGCGGACGATATTGCCAGCACCACGCGGTTCCTGCATGACCAGGTCGAAGAGTACGGTGCTGAGCCCGACGCGCGGACTCGTGCATGGACCGACTTGTGCCAAATGCTGCTCGTCGAGAACGCTGCACTCTACGTCGACTGA
- the rny gene encoding ribonuclease Y produces MEIVWILASLAGGGAVGFFAERLVRGTAYKSRDEILESAKRDGEALRKTAELTAKEESLRRREEAEKELNSFRDEIRNQERKLDKRESGLKEQQDDIAKKERMLEATQLKLSERGKVVDAREKELEKIIKQEQEQLYKISGLDQKTATAMLMDQLERELKNETGTLILKHEAELKQQSEKLAREIIGMSIQKYASAHTSETTVSTIDIPNDEMKGRIIGREGRNIRAFEKATGVDVIVDDTPGVVVVSAFDSVRRETAKQAMVKLIQDGRIHPTRIDEIVLETQKEMEEFIRRQGAEAAQEADVPNLHEKLIDLMGRLHFRTSYSQNVLRHSIEVAHLTGLMAVQLGLNGNLARRCGFLHDIGKAADHEMEGGHPAVGAELLKRYGEKGEVVHAAKGHHDDIRPEYIYTVLVAAADACSASRPGARRETLEKYVRRLEELETLACGFPGVEQAFAVQAGREIRVIVNPADVNDREAAKLCRDLATSIEQQLTYPGEVKVTVLRETKVIEYAK; encoded by the coding sequence ATGGAAATTGTCTGGATTCTGGCGAGCCTCGCCGGGGGTGGCGCGGTTGGTTTTTTCGCCGAGCGATTGGTTCGCGGCACGGCGTATAAGTCGCGTGACGAAATTCTTGAATCGGCGAAGCGGGATGGCGAGGCCCTACGCAAAACGGCCGAGTTGACCGCCAAAGAAGAATCGCTCCGGCGACGTGAAGAGGCCGAAAAGGAACTGAATTCGTTCCGCGATGAAATCCGCAATCAAGAACGAAAACTCGACAAACGCGAATCCGGACTGAAAGAACAACAGGACGACATCGCGAAAAAAGAGCGAATGCTGGAAGCCACCCAGTTGAAACTCTCGGAGCGCGGAAAGGTCGTTGACGCCCGCGAAAAAGAACTCGAAAAGATCATCAAGCAAGAGCAGGAGCAGCTCTATAAAATCAGCGGACTCGACCAAAAGACCGCGACCGCCATGTTGATGGATCAACTCGAACGCGAACTGAAAAACGAGACCGGTACGCTGATCCTGAAACACGAAGCCGAACTCAAGCAGCAGTCAGAAAAGCTGGCCCGCGAAATCATCGGCATGTCGATCCAGAAGTACGCGTCGGCACACACGTCCGAAACGACCGTCTCGACCATCGATATCCCGAATGACGAAATGAAAGGCCGCATCATCGGCCGCGAAGGTCGCAATATCCGCGCCTTCGAAAAAGCAACGGGCGTCGATGTGATTGTCGATGACACACCCGGCGTCGTCGTTGTGTCGGCTTTCGACAGCGTTCGCCGCGAAACGGCCAAACAAGCGATGGTCAAGCTGATTCAAGACGGCCGCATCCATCCCACACGCATCGACGAGATTGTGCTCGAAACACAAAAAGAGATGGAAGAATTCATTCGGCGCCAAGGTGCCGAAGCCGCGCAGGAAGCCGACGTCCCCAACCTGCACGAAAAACTCATCGATCTGATGGGCCGGCTGCACTTCCGCACCAGCTACAGCCAGAACGTCTTGCGACACTCAATCGAAGTCGCTCATTTGACCGGCCTGATGGCGGTCCAGCTCGGACTCAACGGAAATCTCGCACGCCGATGTGGCTTCCTGCATGACATCGGCAAGGCCGCCGACCACGAAATGGAAGGAGGACATCCTGCCGTGGGTGCCGAACTTCTCAAACGCTACGGTGAAAAAGGGGAAGTGGTCCACGCCGCCAAGGGGCACCACGACGATATTCGTCCGGAATACATCTACACCGTTCTGGTCGCTGCCGCCGACGCCTGCTCCGCTTCGCGTCCCGGAGCTCGCCGCGAAACGCTTGAAAAATACGTCCGACGGCTGGAAGAGCTCGAAACACTGGCCTGTGGATTCCCAGGGGTAGAACAGGCCTTCGCCGTCCAGGCCGGTCGCGAAATTCGTGTCATCGTGAATCCCGCCGACGTCAACGATCGCGAAGCGGCCAAGCTATGTCGCGATCTGGCAACGTCGATTGAGCAGCAGTTGACCTACCCCGGCGAAGTCAAAGTCACTGTGCTGCGCGAAACGAAAGTCATTGAGTACGCAAAATAG
- a CDS encoding Rieske (2Fe-2S) protein, which translates to MINRRKQTIVEHPIADARRNGAAQPVRDRSSSARMHVAVSPADTRQESMKMVDEAIEFQTVCKQGDIPEGEGRAFPLNGTLVAVFLRDGNYFAINDSCPHMGASLASGYLEGHDVLCPWHAWKFCIKDGLWMDNPRSKIKSETYAVRVVGDEVQVQIPQPKQPANPP; encoded by the coding sequence ATGATCAACCGGCGCAAGCAAACCATCGTCGAGCATCCCATCGCGGATGCTCGACGAAACGGGGCTGCCCAACCGGTGCGGGATCGCTCGTCATCCGCCAGGATGCACGTAGCGGTCAGCCCCGCAGACACCCGCCAGGAATCGATGAAGATGGTCGACGAAGCGATCGAGTTTCAAACCGTATGCAAACAGGGCGACATTCCAGAAGGGGAAGGGCGGGCGTTTCCGTTAAACGGAACGCTCGTCGCGGTTTTTCTGCGGGATGGCAATTACTTCGCCATCAACGACTCCTGCCCGCACATGGGGGCGTCGCTCGCCTCGGGATACCTTGAGGGTCATGACGTGCTCTGCCCTTGGCACGCCTGGAAATTCTGCATCAAAGACGGCCTGTGGATGGACAATCCTCGGTCGAAGATCAAATCCGAAACCTACGCCGTCCGCGTGGTCGGTGATGAAGTGCAAGTCCAGATCCCTCAGCCCAAACAACCAGCAAACCCACCGTGA
- a CDS encoding mandelate racemase/muconate lactonizing enzyme family protein, protein MSDSSESVQRASSPTQEHAFRNGPRITAIETLIPTDIMSGLLLLRIHTDAGTVGGETVIGHGETYYIPHAVASTLHDWMSRRLLGADATAIESHWRFLYERGTAFGVRGCELRALSAIDLALWDILGQLTQQPVWKLLGGPVRDRIPVYNSCGGPTYGRRPHFAEGAKEPATSGWPGHGDLGKPGPLEDNYNSAHHPGDLAEELLSEGYTAMKLWSLDQVYKQHGGHRISWGDLEEGLRPFREIRERVGLKMEVMLDGHGFFSLPAALRIAEAMRELKPLWLEDVIRPDCVDTIADFRDRAGVPIAVSEMLVSREEYRLVLQRRAADYAMIDPTWVGGISETRRAAELAQAFNIPSLMHDCTGPLTLFAGLHVTAACAAVTYQETVRAHIRTLYPLLIDQPPKVEAGHIALPTRPGLGVRLLDELFTPDHPGYRITRL, encoded by the coding sequence ATGTCCGACTCGTCTGAATCTGTCCAGCGTGCCTCCAGCCCCACCCAAGAACACGCCTTTCGCAATGGTCCCCGCATCACCGCAATTGAAACGTTAATCCCAACGGACATCATGAGCGGCCTGTTGCTCCTGCGAATCCACACCGACGCGGGAACAGTCGGCGGCGAAACGGTCATCGGACACGGCGAAACGTATTACATTCCACACGCTGTGGCCTCGACACTGCACGACTGGATGTCACGGCGATTGCTGGGCGCCGACGCCACGGCAATCGAAAGCCATTGGCGTTTTCTGTACGAACGCGGCACCGCCTTCGGCGTTCGTGGCTGTGAACTTCGGGCCTTGAGCGCGATCGATCTGGCGTTGTGGGATATTCTGGGCCAACTCACTCAACAGCCTGTCTGGAAACTGCTTGGCGGTCCGGTCCGTGACAGAATCCCGGTCTACAACAGTTGCGGCGGCCCGACGTATGGCCGTCGCCCCCATTTCGCCGAAGGGGCCAAAGAACCTGCGACATCCGGTTGGCCCGGGCATGGCGACCTGGGAAAACCCGGACCGCTTGAAGACAACTACAATAGCGCGCATCACCCCGGCGATCTGGCCGAGGAACTGCTGAGCGAAGGCTACACCGCCATGAAGCTGTGGTCGCTCGACCAGGTCTACAAGCAGCATGGAGGTCATCGTATCAGTTGGGGCGATCTCGAAGAGGGACTTCGTCCATTTCGAGAAATACGCGAGCGCGTCGGCTTGAAGATGGAAGTCATGCTCGACGGCCACGGCTTCTTCTCGTTGCCCGCCGCCCTGCGAATCGCCGAAGCCATGCGCGAGCTGAAACCACTTTGGCTGGAAGACGTCATTCGCCCTGACTGCGTGGATACCATTGCCGATTTTCGTGATCGAGCCGGCGTCCCTATCGCGGTCAGTGAAATGCTCGTCAGCCGTGAAGAGTACCGGCTGGTCTTGCAGCGACGCGCTGCAGACTATGCCATGATCGACCCCACGTGGGTTGGTGGAATCAGCGAAACACGCCGCGCCGCTGAATTGGCGCAGGCATTCAACATCCCGTCGTTGATGCACGACTGTACGGGCCCCCTGACCCTGTTCGCCGGCCTGCACGTGACGGCCGCCTGTGCAGCGGTCACGTATCAGGAAACCGTGCGAGCCCACATTCGCACACTTTACCCACTGCTGATCGACCAACCACCGAAAGTGGAGGCCGGGCACATCGCCCTGCCAACGCGTCCCGGCTTGGGTGTCCGACTGTTGGACGAACTGTTCACCCCCGACCACCCCGGCTACCGAATCACGCGGCTCTGA